One segment of Arcobacter sp. LA11 DNA contains the following:
- a CDS encoding MFS transporter, whose amino-acid sequence MKNLFKSREALLYVMAISMVFSFSAWMSLLNNFVIEVASFDGSQIGILQSLREIPGFLAFTVILAIMFIAQQRLAYISMIMLGIGVMLTGYFPTAIGLYITTVIMSIGFHYLETLNQSLSLQWLSKDKAPIVLGKITAAKSFTGLVAFVIIYIMMKFYSVEYKYVYLFFGGSTFLTGILAWIAFEHFKDDVVQEKKLVLKKEYWLFYVLTFFAGARRQIFIVFAGFLLVEKFGVDIHNMVALLFINSILNMYFAPKIGRFIARFGERITLRIEYLGLMLVFFSYAFVDNVYIAFFLFVIDHILFSMAIALKTYFQKIADPKDIASASAISFTINHIAAVFLPVLLGLVWLYSHSLVFIIGTGIALLSFGFSFLIPQAPKQGLETTLKSKRIES is encoded by the coding sequence ATGAAAAATTTATTTAAATCAAGAGAAGCCTTACTTTATGTGATGGCTATTTCAATGGTATTTTCATTTTCAGCTTGGATGAGTCTTCTTAATAATTTTGTTATTGAAGTTGCATCTTTTGATGGAAGTCAGATTGGTATTTTACAGAGTCTTAGAGAAATACCTGGATTTTTGGCTTTTACTGTTATTCTTGCAATTATGTTTATAGCTCAACAAAGATTAGCTTATATATCTATGATAATGTTAGGTATTGGTGTTATGCTAACTGGATATTTTCCAACTGCTATAGGGCTTTATATCACTACTGTGATTATGTCAATAGGATTTCACTATCTTGAAACTTTAAATCAATCTTTATCTCTTCAATGGTTGAGTAAAGATAAAGCACCAATAGTTTTAGGGAAAATTACTGCCGCAAAATCTTTTACAGGACTGGTAGCTTTTGTGATAATTTATATTATGATGAAATTTTATTCAGTTGAGTATAAGTATGTGTATTTGTTTTTTGGTGGTTCTACATTTTTAACTGGAATTTTGGCATGGATAGCATTTGAGCATTTTAAAGATGATGTAGTTCAAGAAAAAAAGTTAGTTTTGAAAAAAGAGTACTGGTTATTTTATGTTCTAACATTTTTTGCAGGTGCTAGAAGACAAATTTTTATAGTATTTGCGGGTTTTTTACTTGTTGAAAAGTTTGGTGTAGATATTCATAACATGGTTGCGTTACTTTTTATAAATTCAATATTAAATATGTATTTTGCGCCTAAAATTGGTAGATTTATTGCTAGATTTGGAGAAAGAATTACATTAAGAATTGAGTATCTAGGGTTGATGTTAGTATTTTTCTCTTATGCTTTTGTAGATAATGTATATATTGCATTTTTTCTATTTGTGATTGATCACATATTATTTTCTATGGCTATTGCTCTTAAAACATACTTTCAGAAAATTGCAGATCCAAAAGATATTGCAAGTGCAAGTGCTATTTCATTTACGATAAATCACATTGCAGCTGTTTTTTTACCAGTATTATTAGGATTAGTTTGGTTATATTCTCATTCTTTAGTATTTATAATAGGAACTGGTATTGCTTTATTGTCATTTGGTTTTTCTTTTTTAATTCCACAAGCTCCAAAACAAGGGCTTGAAACTACCTTAAAGAGTAAAAGAATCGAAAGTTAA